A window of Echeneis naucrates chromosome 13, fEcheNa1.1, whole genome shotgun sequence contains these coding sequences:
- the LOC115053124 gene encoding odorant receptor 131-2-like: MAGNTSLVDFELVQQSDEQIFTVQVLVMIFLCINLLLITTFFQKQCFYATTRYILFAVSLLSDSLLLFLSDILLLLANYNVVIQVWLCVIICVVTLVYTTVTPVTLTAMTLERYVAVCMPLRHGELCSSRNNVNIVLFIHALSSVPCIVILSTIFGSASLKFYTQFQLCAVEFLFIYLWQQHLRSAISQFYFLIMLITVVISYVKIMKVAKAASGEDKQSSRKGLRTVALHGFQLLLCLIQLWCSFIEAALLQIDVVVFYHVRYFNYILFYLVPKFLSPLIYGLRDEVFFHALKKYVSFGLYKGNNIG, translated from the coding sequence atggcTGGTAACACTTCACTGGTGGATTTTGAGCTTGTTCAGCAGAGCGACGAGCAGATTTTCACTGTTCAGGTCTTGGTAAtgatttttctctgcatcaacttgttgctcatcacaaccttttttcaaaaacagtgtttCTATGCAACCACACGTTACATCTTATTTGCCGTTTCTTTACTGTCGGATagtttgttattattcttaTCTGATATCCTCCTTCTGCTGGCCAATTATAATGTTGTGATTcaggtttggttgtgtgtcattatctgtGTTGTCACACTTGTGTATACTACTGttacaccagtgactctgacagcaatgactctggagcgttatgtggctgtttgtatgccgctgcgtcacggagagctctgctcctcacgtaataatgtaaatattgtcctcttcattcatgctctcagctctgtgccctgcATTGTTATTCTCTCCACCAtctttggatctgcatccctaaaATTTTACACCCAATTTCAGTTATGTGCAGTggagtttcttttcatttacttatgGCAACAGCATCTCAGGTCAGCTATAAGTCAGTTTTACTTCTTGATCATGCTAATAACTGTTGTGATTtcctatgttaaaataatgaaagtggccaaagctgcatcaggagaggataagcagtcatcaaggaaagggctcaggacagtggctcttcatggtttccagctgctgctctgtcttatCCAGCTGTGGTGTTCGTTCATAGAAGCTGCATTGCTTCAgattgatgttgttgtgttttatcatgtGAGATATTTCaactatatattattttatcttgtaCCAAAATTCTTGAgtcctctcatttatggcctcagagatgaagttttctttcatgcactgaaAAAATATGTCTCCTTTGGGTTGTATAAAGGAAATAACATTGGATAA